GGGATCCAGCACTTCCAAAAGCGCCGACGACGGATCACCGCGAAAATCCATCGACATCTTGTCGATCTCGTCCAAAAGAAACAAAGGGTTGCGGGTTCCGACCTTGGAGAGATTCTGCACGATCTTGCCCGGAAGCGATCCGATATAGGTGCGCCGATGCCCGCGTATCTCCGCCTCGTCACGCACACCTCCAAGTGACATGCGAACAAACTTGCGGTTGGTGGCACGCGCGATCGATTGCCCCAGGGACGTCTTGCCCACACCCGGTGGACCGACCAGGCAGAGTATGGGGCCTTTGAGCTTCTTGACGCGCTGTTGTACGGCGAGGTACTCGAGAATACGTTCCTTGACCTTTTCCAGTCCGTAGTGATCCGCCTCTAGAACCTCTTCTGCCTTGGCAATATCGCGATGAATCTTGGAGCGCTTTTTCCATGGCACGCTCACCAGCCAATCGATGTAGTTGCGAACCACGGTCGCCTCCGCAGACATGGGCGACATCATTTTCAGTTTATTCAGCTCGGAATTCGCCTTTTCCTTGGCCTCCTTTGTCATGCCTGCCTTTTCGATCTTTTGCGCGAGTTCTTCGATCTCGTTGGGAGCATCCTCCAGTTCGCCCAACTCCTTCTGAATTGCCTTCATCTGCTCATTCAGATAGTACTCGCGCTGGCTCTTCTCCATCTGCTTCTTGACACGTCCACGGATGCGCTTCTCCATCTGCAGTATGTCAATTTCTGACTCCATGACACCGAGCATGTGTTCGAGACGTTCCCGCGGTGAGGACATCTCAAGTATCTGCTGTTTTTCCTCAATTTTCAGTGGGATATGTCCGGCTATAGTATCCGCCAATCGTGACGATTCATCGATGCTCGCCACCGAGGTCAGGATCTCCGGTGGGATCTTCTTGTTGAGTTTGACGTATTGATCGAACATCGACATTACCGAGCGGATCAGCACTTCCGATTCGCGCTCATCTGTATCGTCGCTCTCAACCACGGGAACCACATCTGCAGAAAAGTACTTCTCCGTTTCCAGGTAACGCGCCACCGTGGCCCGCCGTTCACCCTCGACGAGCACCTTGACCGTCCCGTCAGGCAGTTTTAGAAGCTGAAGAATATTAGAGAGCGTACCGGTTGTGTGGATATCTTCGATACCAGGATCATCCACTTCCGGACTCTTCTGCGACACCAGCAGGATCTGCTTGTCCTGCTCCATTGCAAGATCCAGGGCATTGATGGATTTTTCCCGCCCGACAAACAACGGAATAACCATGTGCGGGAATACGACCACGTCGCGCAGAGGCAATATGGTTAATTCGCGCGGCTCGTTGTCTGCGGTCGATTCGAGGTGATCAGATTGTTCCATGTCAGGCGCCTCTCTCGGCTACTGCGGGGCCAACCAGCGGAACAAAGCTTGTTCTCAGGTCGGCCGTGGAAGAGTTGGATGCTTCACCACATTGTGGCTCCGCGGGGAGAATTCAAGCCCACCCGGCCTGTTGCGTCCATCACCCTGTTCACTCCGTTCGGGCGGTCACGAACCTGCCCAATGGAGGATGGGGTAGGCTACTTCTCCGACGCCACCCGAGGTTGCTCGGAGCCCTCATATATCAGGTAGGGGTCTGAGTCGCCTGTGATAACTGCTTCGTCTATGACCACCTTGCTCACGTTATCCATGGAGGGCAGGTCGTACATCGTATCCAGCAGCACCTGCTCAAGGATGGTGCGCAAGCCTCGTGCGCCGGTTTTGCGCTCCATCGCCTTCCGCGATACCGCGAGCAACGCCTCGTCGCGGAACTCGAGGTCTGCACCCTCCATCTCAAAGAGCTTCTGATACTGCTTGGTAAGGGCATTCTTGGGTTCTACCAGAATTTTCATCAGCGCCGCTTCATCGAGTTCCTCCAACGTCGCGACTACCGGCATACGGCCTACGAATTCCGGAATCAAACCGAAGCGGATCAGATCTTCAGGTTCGACATTGAGCAGGATCTCGCCCACGTTGCGCTTGTCATCCTTGCTCTTGACCTGCGCCGAGAAGCCGATTCCGCCCTTTTCCGAACGTCCCCTGATGATCTTGTCCAGACCATCGAACGCCCCGCCGCAAATGAACAGGATGTTGGCCGTGTTGACCTGTAAAAACTCTTGTTGAGGGTGTTTACGCCCACCCTGCGGTGGAACGGCGGCAACCGTTCCCTCGATCAGTTTCAAAAGGGCTTGCTGCACACCCTCTCCGGAAACATCCCGAGTAATGGAGGGGTTATCAGATTTACGCGAGATCTTATCAATTTCGTCGATGTAGACGATGCCACTCTCTGCCTTTTCGACATCGTAATCGCATTTCTGCAACAACTTCTGAATGATCGACTCGACATCCTCGCCGACATACCCGGCTTCGGTCAGTGTTGTCGCATCGGCGATGGTAAAGGGCACGTTGAGCAGCCGTGCCAGGGTCTCGGCGAGCAGCGTCTTACCGGAGCCTGTCGGACCGATGAGCAGGATATTGCTTTTACTCAATTCGATATCGTCATTTTTCAGATCGGAATCGAGACGCTTGTAGTGGTTGTATACCGCAACCGACAGGACCTTTTTGGCGCGTTCCTGCCCGATGACATACTCGTCCAGGATCTGTTTGATCTCTTGGGGTTTTGGCAGGCGACTGCCGCCCTCACTGCCCGACTTATCCTGCATCTCCTCGCGGATAATGTCGTTACAGAGTTCAACGCACTCATCGCAGATGTATACCGATGGCCCGGCAATCAGTTTCCGGACTTCGTGCTGACTCTTGCCGCAGAAAGAGCAGTAGAGCAGCTTTCCGTCTTCGTTCTTGCCGTGCTTGTCATCGCTCATGCCATTACCTCACCAAAATAACGAGCGTTTCTGATTCAACATTGCTACGAAATGTTCGAATATGCAAGCTTGATAAACCCAGCAGATTGATCTGAATCAATCACTTGCAGCTTGTACACGATCCGGTCTGAGTGAAGTGCCACCCAGGGAAGAGTCACACACTCCATGAACTCCTAGGGTATTCGGCATCAGAACCCAAACCGGAACCCACTGCGCATTTAGGCTAATTGGCCGGTGTTCGTACTCTCAGAAACCCACCCGTTCAGCACCCGATGGACTTTGGAGTCGATTGCAAGGCGCTTCGTTCCCGGATAATCAGGGACCCGCGCGGTGTGTGAGAACGGAATCGATCAGGCCGTATTCAACGGCGTCGTTAGCGCTCATGAAATTGTCACGATCGGTATCAACTTTAATCTTTTCCAGTGGTTGGCCGGTATGTTCGGCCAGAATCTTGTTCAACCGATCGCGCACCTTCAGCATCTCACGGGCGTGAATCTCGATATCCGCGGCCTGTCCCTGTACGCCACCCAACGGTTGATGGATCATCATCCGTGAATGCGGCTGGGAGAAACGTTTCCCCGCGGCCCCGCCTGCCAGGATCAATGCGCCCATGCTTGCCGCCTGACCAATACACATGGTGCTCACGTCGGGTTTCACGAACTGCATGGTGTCATAAATGGAGAGACCGGCACTGACGACTCCACCGGGCGAATTGATATAAAGATGGATGTCCTTATCGGGATTCTCCGCTTCGAGAAACAGCAATTGGGCCACCACCAGATTCGCCATATAGTCTTCTACCTGCCCGACCAGGAAGATGACGCGTTCCTTGAGGAGGCGGGAATAGATATCGTACGCGCGCTCGCCGCGCGCGGTCTGCTCGACAACCATCGGCACCAGATTCATAACCGTGTCTTCGTAATCCGCCTTTGACCTGACGTCATTCATCTAATGATTTCCTCGACTTATTGGCTCTTCTCAGCTTCCGGATTCATGACGGCATCGAAGCTCATCGGCTCGTCACTCACCTTGGCTTGCTCCAGCACCCAGTCCACGAGTTGGTCTTCGATCACCATGGACTCGACATTGGACAGGTGTTCCTGATTGGAATAGTACCACTTGACCACCTCATCGGGCTTTTCGTAGCTGGCGGCAAACTTTTCGATGGTGGCGCGCACACGCTTACCATCCACCTTGAGCTCATGCTTACGCGCTATCTCCGCCAGCAGTAAACCCAAGGTAACGCGGCGTATCGCCTGCGCTTCGAACATCGAGCGTGGCAATTCAAGGTCCTGGGGTTGCTTCTGACCCATCGCCATCTGCTCTTTGGTTTGCTTAACGAGCCGGTCAATTTCCTCTTCGATCAATGCCTTAGGCACATCCACCGGGTTAACCTGAAGCAATCCATCCATCACCTGCTGCTTGACACGCCCCTTTACCGCATCGGCCAGTTCGCGCTCCATGTTCTGCTTGATCTCGGCGCGAAAACTCTCGAGGCTTCCGTCCGCAATCTGAAACCCTTTGACAAACTCGTCATCGAGTTCGGGCAGTTTGGGTTCTGCCACCTCCAGAATTTCGGTCGCGAAGCGGGCGGTCTTGCCGGCCAGATCCTTAGCATGGTAGTCATCCGGGAATCGGACTTCGATCGTCTTCTGATCGCCCTTACCGGCTCCGCGCAACTGCTCCTCGAATCCGGGAATGAACGACCCGGATCCCAGCACCAGGGGCACGTCATTGCCTTTACCGCCTGCGAACTCCTCACCATCGATAGTACCGATAAAATTCAGCTTGATTCGATCCTCGTCCTGCGCGTCCCGCTCGACCGGTTGCCACTCAATGCGTTGCTTGCGCAGGCGATCGATCACTTTGTCGATATCACTGTCTCCGACCTCCACCTGGGGGCGCTTGATGGTTATCGCCGCGATATCGCCAATTTCGATCTCGGGATAAACCTCAAATTCCGCCGTATACTCCAGCGCCTTGCCCGGCTCCATCACCTGGGGGTCGATCCGTGGACCTCCCACCGGGCGAAGCTTCTCCTGGGTGACGGCCTCGTAGAACGATGATTGCAGCACTTCGCCAAGCACTTCCTGGCGCACCTGACTGCCAAATTTGCTGCGGACCACCGACAGCGGTACCTTACCCGGTCGAAATCCATCGATTTTGGCCCGACCCCGAAGGTTCTTCAGGCGATCCTCGACTTCTGAATCAATACGCTCGGCCGGCACCTGAACCTTGATGCGCCGTTCCAGACCTGCGGTTGTTTCAACCGTAACTTCCATACTGAAAACCTCAACTTGGTGTGGCGGTGGGCCACGTGAATTGCGGGTTCGCTCGACAGGCTGTTCAGCCAGTCACCTTGATATCTGCAGGTAATCTCCCGGCGGCCCGATCGCTGCCACTCGGGGAGGTCACTACAGTTAAGATTCAGATTTCGCATCAAATTATGGACAGAGTGGTGCGAAAGGAGAGACTCGAACTCTCACGGGTTACCCCACAGGAACCTAAATCCTGCGCGTCTACCAGTTCCGCCACTTTCGCCGAATGCCCCGAGCAACCCCGGCGCCGCACAAGCCGCGCATTATACAGTCACCATCGCAGGCCGCGCACCCCCAGTCTCTGAGATACTTGGCTCGGAAACCACTCGATCTTCGACGTTGGAGTACCGGCTGACTATCCTTGGCTAGAGGCAGGAACAGCAGACTGCTTGAATCGACTATAGCCTTGTACACACCGATACCCAACAGCGCCAGTGAGCAATCCGCATGAATGAACTGAAAGCACTAGGCATCCGGGAATCCAACCCGGGTAGCTGCACCCATCCCGATACCTGGTTGGGGGGTGTGGGCCGGCAACCCTTGATCTCCTGCTCTCCCGCCACCGGGCAACCTTTGGCCAAGGTGCTGTGCGCCCGGCAAGAGGATTACGACACCATCGTTCGCTCCGCCCAAGCAGCGTTCCGGCAGTGGCGAACAGTTCCGGCCCCGCAGCGCGGTGAAGCCGTGCGGCGCATGGGCGATGCACTGAGACGCCACAAAGACGCGTTGGGCACGCTGGTCTCACTGGAATGCGGCAAGATCAAGTCTGAGGGTGACGGTGAGGTGCAGGAGATGATCGACATCGCTGATTTTGCGGTCGGACTCTCACGCATGCTCTACGGTCGCACCATGCATTCGGAGCGACCCCACCATCGCATGTATGAACAGTGGCATCCGCTGGGTCCGATCGGGGTGATCACCGCGTTCAATTTTCCTGTGGCGGTCTGGTCCTGGAATGCCTTTATCGCGGCGGTATGCGGCAATACATTGATCTGGAAACCGTCCGAAAAAACCCCGCTTTGCGCCATTGCCGTTCAGCGCATCTGCAATGAGGTGCTGCTTGAAATGCGGCTACCCGCCATCTTCACGCTCTATCAACCGGCCACTCGCGATGCGGCGCAGCAACTGGTGGACGACCCGCGGTTGCCGCTGATCTCGTTTACTGGCTCAAGTCGCGTCGGCCGAATGGTGGGTGAGCGCGTCGCCGGACGCTACGGCAGATCCCTGCTGGAGTGCTCGGGCAACAACGCCGTCATCGTCGATGCGACCGCCAATCTGAATCTGGCGGTACCTGCGATTGTCTTCGGGGCTGTCGGGACCGCGGGGCAGCGGTGTACCTCGACCCGCCGCGTCATCGCTCATGAATCGATTGTCGAAACGCTCGGTCAACGGCTGAAGATTGCCTATCAGCAGGTGCGCATTGGCGATCCATTGGAGGACGGCACCCTGATGGGCCCGCTCATCGACGAGGCTGCAGTTGCTGGATACCTCGATGCGATTGAACGGGCCCGGGCGCTGGGCGGCGAGATCCTCTACGGGGGTCACCGGCTCGACCGACCGGGCCACTTCGTTGAGCCCACCATCGTCAAGGCCCGCAATGACTGGGATGTGGTTCAGCAGGAGACCTTCGCTCCTATTCTCTACCTTATCCCGTACCGGGATCTCGAAGAGGCCATCGCCATGAATAATGCGGTCGGCCAGGGACTCTCCTCGGCACTCTTTTCGGACCGTCTCCAGCACATCGAGCAATTTCTCTCCAGCGTTGGCAGCGACTGCGGGATTGCCAATATCAATATCGGCACCTCGGGTGCGGAGATCGGCGGTGCCTTCGGCGGCGAGAAAGAGACCGGGGGCGGACGCGAAGCGGGATCGGACGCCTGGAAGGCCTATATGCGCCGCCAGACCAATACCATCAACTGGGGCCACGAATTGCCACTGGCGCAGGGAATTCGCTTCGACCTCGACAGCCAATAACCTGGATGCGCCGACCCCGCAACTACACGCTGGCATTCTACGTCGCGCTCGCGTCAGCTTCGCTCCTGATCTTCTGGCCCTTGTCGGACGATTCTGCCCAGTTCCGCCGGGGCATCGAAGCCGCCGAAAAGGGTAACTTCAACCAGGCCTTCGAATACTGGGAACCGCTTGCGGAAAAGGGTTACCCGCGCGCCCAATATGGGCTTGGAGTGCTCTATGACCGCGGACAAGGTGTTACGCGCGACCCTCTAGCGGCCGCCGAATGGTACCGGAGGGCGGCCGAAGAGAATGTTTGGGAGGCGCAACTCAACCTGGGATTGCTCTACATAGCCGGTAACGGTGTCAGCCGCGACTACGCGCTGGCCGCTATTCTGTTTCGCAAGGCGGCGGACCGCGGGATCGCGGATGCGCAGGTGAATTTGGGCAACCTTTACCGGCAGGGTTGGGGCGTGGAGAGGGATAGCGCCGAGGCCGTACGCTGGTTTCGCCGTGCGGCAGTCCAGGACCATTCGCTGGGGCAGTATCTGCTCTCCGAACAACTCGCGGCAGATGACCTGGAAAATCTCGCGGACGCCTATTTCTGGGCGACCCTCGCAAGCGATTCCTCTGGCGCAGTCGCTGATCAGGCCCGTGCGTTACGTGAACAGATCAGCGACCGGCTCACCGAACAAGATCGAAGCGCTGTCCAGCGGCGCGTCGCAGATTGGCAACCGCGGCGCTGAATTACGGCGTCTCCCGAAACGGAGAGTGTTGGCTCAGTTCCGCGGCGTAGCGTTCCATCTCCTGCGCCTCGGTGCGCAGGTACCGCTCGACCGCTCTGCGAAATCCCGGATGTGCCAACCAGTGAGCCGACCAGGTAAACTGCGGAAGAAATCCACGACTGATCTTATGCTCGCCCTGAGCCCCTGGTTCGAAACGCTGCAAACCTCGCTCGATCGCAAGTTCGATACCCTGGTAGTAACAGAGTTCGAAATGAAGACTGTCGTAATTTCCAAAGCAACCCCAATGACGTCCGTAGAGCACCCCGCCACCCACGAAATCGATAGCACCCGCTACGCAGCGTCGATCGTGGTAGGCGAGCACCACCAGGACCTGATCGCCCATGGTCTCCCCAACCTCACGAAAAAATGTCTCATTGAGCGTTGGAAACCCCCATTTGCGCTGGTAAATCTCGGCATATAGCGCATACACAACGCGCCACTCTGAATCAGACAACTCATTTCCAAAACGACGTTCGATTTCGACACCCTGTTCAGCGACTTTGCGGCGTTCGCGGCGGATCATTTTCCGTTTCGCCGCCGTCAGCGCATCCAGATAATCCTGAAAATCGCGATACCCGGGGTTAAGCCAGTGGTATTGCACTCCCACCCGACGCAACATCCCCGCGGATTCCAGTAAGGGCAATTCATCCTGTGCAGGGAACAGCCAGTGCAGCGACGACAACCCCCTGCCTCGCGCCTCGGCAATCGCCGCATCGATGAGTTGACGACCTAAAGTGGCCGGTGCATCTTCGGCGAGCAGCAGTCGCGGCCCGGTGGCAGGTGTGTAAGGGCTGGCAACCACTAACTTGGGGTAATAGCTGTTGCCGAAATGCCGGTAGGCGTCAGCCCAACTCCAATCAAAGACGAACTCACCGTAAGAGTTTTCCTTGAGATACATGGGAACCGCGCCAAACAGCACGCCATCCTCCCACGCCCCAAGGAAGCAGGGCTGCCAACCCAGGGCCGCACCAACGCAACCGTTGTGTTCGAGCGCAGCCAAAAAAGCGTGACTGACAAACGGATTGTCGTGGGTGAGCAGGCGTGCCCACTGTTGGGCAGGTAACTCGGTGATTGTGCTGTGCTGCTTTATCTGCAGCGCCATGATTTGAACAGACTCCCGCTTTACGTTACTTCATCCTCGTT
Above is a genomic segment from Pseudomonadota bacterium containing:
- a CDS encoding sel1 repeat family protein, giving the protein MRRPRNYTLAFYVALASASLLIFWPLSDDSAQFRRGIEAAEKGNFNQAFEYWEPLAEKGYPRAQYGLGVLYDRGQGVTRDPLAAAEWYRRAAEENVWEAQLNLGLLYIAGNGVSRDYALAAILFRKAADRGIADAQVNLGNLYRQGWGVERDSAEAVRWFRRAAVQDHSLGQYLLSEQLAADDLENLADAYFWATLASDSSGAVADQARALREQISDRLTEQDRSAVQRRVADWQPRR
- a CDS encoding N-acetyltransferase; this translates as MALQIKQHSTITELPAQQWARLLTHDNPFVSHAFLAALEHNGCVGAALGWQPCFLGAWEDGVLFGAVPMYLKENSYGEFVFDWSWADAYRHFGNSYYPKLVVASPYTPATGPRLLLAEDAPATLGRQLIDAAIAEARGRGLSSLHWLFPAQDELPLLESAGMLRRVGVQYHWLNPGYRDFQDYLDALTAAKRKMIRRERRKVAEQGVEIERRFGNELSDSEWRVVYALYAEIYQRKWGFPTLNETFFREVGETMGDQVLVVLAYHDRRCVAGAIDFVGGGVLYGRHWGCFGNYDSLHFELCYYQGIELAIERGLQRFEPGAQGEHKISRGFLPQFTWSAHWLAHPGFRRAVERYLRTEAQEMERYAAELSQHSPFRETP
- a CDS encoding endopeptidase La, which produces MEQSDHLESTADNEPRELTILPLRDVVVFPHMVIPLFVGREKSINALDLAMEQDKQILLVSQKSPEVDDPGIEDIHTTGTLSNILQLLKLPDGTVKVLVEGERRATVARYLETEKYFSADVVPVVESDDTDERESEVLIRSVMSMFDQYVKLNKKIPPEILTSVASIDESSRLADTIAGHIPLKIEEKQQILEMSSPRERLEHMLGVMESEIDILQMEKRIRGRVKKQMEKSQREYYLNEQMKAIQKELGELEDAPNEIEELAQKIEKAGMTKEAKEKANSELNKLKMMSPMSAEATVVRNYIDWLVSVPWKKRSKIHRDIAKAEEVLEADHYGLEKVKERILEYLAVQQRVKKLKGPILCLVGPPGVGKTSLGQSIARATNRKFVRMSLGGVRDEAEIRGHRRTYIGSLPGKIVQNLSKVGTRNPLFLLDEIDKMSMDFRGDPSSALLEVLDPEQNHTFADHYLEVDFDLSEVMFVATANTLNIPSPLLDRMEVIRLAGYTEDEKINIAARYLIPKQVKNNGLKEDELHIAEGALRDIVRFYTREAGVRNLEREISKICRKVVKEILLKPREERTKITPKNLDKYLGVKRFRFGLAEEHDQVGQVTGLAWTEVGGELLTIEGSVIPGKGKLIHTGHLGEVMQESIQAAMTVVRSRATVLGIDPDFYQNNDVHIHVPEGATPKDGPSAGIAMCTALVSALSDVPVRSDVAMTGEITLRGEVLPIGGLKEKLLAAHRGGIKTVLIPKENERDLVDIPKNIQKDLEIYPVQWIDEVLEVALQKVPRPQSEEDVAVKEGDEESVSQQENTDENTSRPRAH
- the clpP gene encoding ATP-dependent Clp endopeptidase proteolytic subunit ClpP; protein product: MNDVRSKADYEDTVMNLVPMVVEQTARGERAYDIYSRLLKERVIFLVGQVEDYMANLVVAQLLFLEAENPDKDIHLYINSPGGVVSAGLSIYDTMQFVKPDVSTMCIGQAASMGALILAGGAAGKRFSQPHSRMMIHQPLGGVQGQAADIEIHAREMLKVRDRLNKILAEHTGQPLEKIKVDTDRDNFMSANDAVEYGLIDSVLTHRAGP
- a CDS encoding trigger factor, coding for MEVTVETTAGLERRIKVQVPAERIDSEVEDRLKNLRGRAKIDGFRPGKVPLSVVRSKFGSQVRQEVLGEVLQSSFYEAVTQEKLRPVGGPRIDPQVMEPGKALEYTAEFEVYPEIEIGDIAAITIKRPQVEVGDSDIDKVIDRLRKQRIEWQPVERDAQDEDRIKLNFIGTIDGEEFAGGKGNDVPLVLGSGSFIPGFEEQLRGAGKGDQKTIEVRFPDDYHAKDLAGKTARFATEILEVAEPKLPELDDEFVKGFQIADGSLESFRAEIKQNMERELADAVKGRVKQQVMDGLLQVNPVDVPKALIEEEIDRLVKQTKEQMAMGQKQPQDLELPRSMFEAQAIRRVTLGLLLAEIARKHELKVDGKRVRATIEKFAASYEKPDEVVKWYYSNQEHLSNVESMVIEDQLVDWVLEQAKVSDEPMSFDAVMNPEAEKSQ
- a CDS encoding aldehyde dehydrogenase family protein, with the protein product MNELKALGIRESNPGSCTHPDTWLGGVGRQPLISCSPATGQPLAKVLCARQEDYDTIVRSAQAAFRQWRTVPAPQRGEAVRRMGDALRRHKDALGTLVSLECGKIKSEGDGEVQEMIDIADFAVGLSRMLYGRTMHSERPHHRMYEQWHPLGPIGVITAFNFPVAVWSWNAFIAAVCGNTLIWKPSEKTPLCAIAVQRICNEVLLEMRLPAIFTLYQPATRDAAQQLVDDPRLPLISFTGSSRVGRMVGERVAGRYGRSLLECSGNNAVIVDATANLNLAVPAIVFGAVGTAGQRCTSTRRVIAHESIVETLGQRLKIAYQQVRIGDPLEDGTLMGPLIDEAAVAGYLDAIERARALGGEILYGGHRLDRPGHFVEPTIVKARNDWDVVQQETFAPILYLIPYRDLEEAIAMNNAVGQGLSSALFSDRLQHIEQFLSSVGSDCGIANINIGTSGAEIGGAFGGEKETGGGREAGSDAWKAYMRRQTNTINWGHELPLAQGIRFDLDSQ
- a CDS encoding ATP-dependent Clp protease ATP-binding subunit ClpX; its protein translation is MSDDKHGKNEDGKLLYCSFCGKSQHEVRKLIAGPSVYICDECVELCNDIIREEMQDKSGSEGGSRLPKPQEIKQILDEYVIGQERAKKVLSVAVYNHYKRLDSDLKNDDIELSKSNILLIGPTGSGKTLLAETLARLLNVPFTIADATTLTEAGYVGEDVESIIQKLLQKCDYDVEKAESGIVYIDEIDKISRKSDNPSITRDVSGEGVQQALLKLIEGTVAAVPPQGGRKHPQQEFLQVNTANILFICGGAFDGLDKIIRGRSEKGGIGFSAQVKSKDDKRNVGEILLNVEPEDLIRFGLIPEFVGRMPVVATLEELDEAALMKILVEPKNALTKQYQKLFEMEGADLEFRDEALLAVSRKAMERKTGARGLRTILEQVLLDTMYDLPSMDNVSKVVIDEAVITGDSDPYLIYEGSEQPRVASEK